One window of the Eucalyptus grandis isolate ANBG69807.140 chromosome 8, ASM1654582v1, whole genome shotgun sequence genome contains the following:
- the LOC104414880 gene encoding nuclear transcription factor Y subunit C-9-like, with amino-acid sequence MDQQGNGQTPAIGVSSSAQMSYGLSPYQPNQMAGGAPPGSAGQMQPPQPASSAQLAQHQLAYQHIHQQQQQQLQQQLQNFWSNQYQEIEQTTDFKNHSLPLARIKKIMKADEDVRMISAEAPVIFARACEMFILELTLRSWNHTEENKRRTLQKNDIAAAITRTDIFDFLVDIVPREDLRDEVLASMPRAGGLPVGPPAEGVPYYYVPSQHGPQMGVPPGVIASRPVTDQSMYSQQPHPYMAPPMWPQQQPQQQQPPADS; translated from the coding sequence ATGGATCAGCAGGGGAATGGGCAGACCCCGGCCATAGGGGTTAGCAGTAGTGCTCAGATGTCATATGGTTTGAGCCCATATCAACCCAATCAAATGGCAGGCGGGGCTCCTCCTGGATCTGCCGGACAAATGCAACCTCCTCAGCCTGCTTCTTCAGCGCAACTTGCGCAGCATCAGCTTGCATATCAGCACATCCAccagcaacagcagcaacaaCTACAGCAGCAGCTTCAGAACTTCTGGAGCAACCAGTATCAGGAAATTGAGCAGACCACTGACTTCAAGAACCACAGCCTGCCGTTAGCTCgaatcaagaagatcatgaaAGCTGATGAGGACGTGAGGATGATATCTGCTGAAGCTCCAGTCATATTTGCCAGGGCCTGTGAGATGTTCATTCTGGAGCTGACCCTCCGTTCCTGGAATCACACGGAGGAGAACAAGAGGAGGACCCTCCAGAAGAATGACATTGCAGCAGCAATCACGAGGACCGATATTTTTGATTTCTTGGTTGATATCGTGCCCAGAGAGGATTTGAGAGATGAAGTACTTGCATCGATGCCGAGGGCAGGAGGTCTTCCTGTGGGTCCTCCAGCCGAAGGCGTTCCTTACTACTATGTGCCATCTCAGCATGGTCCACAAATGGGTGTTCCTCCTGGAGTCATTGCTAGTAGGCCTGTGACGGATCAGTCTATGTACAGCCAACAGCCTCACCCTTACATGGCTCCTCCAATGTGGCCGCAGCAACAGCCGCAACAACAGCAGCCGCCTGCAGATTCTTGA
- the LOC104414882 gene encoding stem-specific protein TSJT1-like produces MLGVFSSSIVSPPDELVAAGCRTPSPKTTSAELVRRFLQSNASGVSVQIGDDAQLAYTHQNESLLQPRSFAVKDEIFCLFEGVLDNLGSLRQQYGLAKSANEVVLVIEAYKALRDRAPYPPNHMVGHLSGNFAFVVFDKSTSTLFVASDQYGKVPLYWGITADGYVAFANDAELLKGSCGKSLASFPQGCFFSTAVGEIRCYENPKNKITAVPANEEEIWGATFKVEGPAVLAARE; encoded by the exons atgttggGAGTGTTCAGCAGCTCGATCGTGTCGCCGCCGGACGAGCTGGTGGCCGCCGGCTGCCGGACGCCGTCGCCGAAGACGACGTCGGCGGAGCTCGTGCGGCGGTTCCTCCAGTCGAACGCCTCGGGCGTGTCCGTGCAGATCGGGGACGACGCGCAGCTGGCCTACACCCACCAGAACGAGTCCCTGCTGCAGCCCAG GTCATTTGCGgttaaagatgaaattttttgcTTGTTCGAGGGAGTACTGGACAACCTGGGCAGCCTCAGGCAACAATACGGGCTTGCCAAGTCCGCAAACGAGGTCGTCCTCGTCATCGAAGCGTATAAGGCGCTTCGCGACCGAGCTCCATACCCTCCCAACCACATGGTCGGCCACCTAAGCGGGAATTTCGCTTTCGTCGTCTTCGACAAGTCCACCTCCACTCTGTTCGTGGCTTCT GATCAATATGGCAAGGTTCCTCTCTATTGGGGAATCACTGCTGATGGGTATGTGGCATTCGCGAATGATGCGGAGCTGCTCAAAGGTTCTTGTGGCAAGTCACTTGCTTCATTTCCTCAAG GATGCTTCTTCTCCACCGCTGTTGGGGAAATAAGATGCTATGAGAATCCCAAGAATAAGATCACTGCAGTTCCTGCAAATGAAGAGGAGATCTGGGGAGCAACATTCAAG GTGGAAGGGCCAGCAGTTCTTGCAGCCAGAGAATGA